DNA from Ruficoccus amylovorans:
CCCCCCTTCCATGAAGGCGAAGCCACCCTCCTGGACGGCAAGGCGACAGTCACAGGACAGCTTGCGCAGCCGGGCTTCTTGCGGTGCGAAGTCAGCCTTCCGGCAGGCGCGAATGACACACCCTTGAAAGCAGTCGCCGGGGCAGCGGTTTCCCCCACTGAGATAGCGCCGAGCCTGCCCGCCCCCGATGACTTCGACGACTACTGGCAAGCCCAGATAGCCCTTCTGCGCTCGAAGCCATTCGACCTGAGCATGACTCCGCTGGAAACGACGGCGTCAAACTCGCATCTCAAGATTTTCGACATCCAGGCGGACGCGCCTGGCGACATTCACGTCTCGGGCTATCTCGCCTACCCCAAGGATGCCACCGAGGGCACGCTGCCGGGCATCCTCGTTTTTCACGGGGCCGGAGTCGGCGGAGCCTCTTTGCCGTGGGTGGAAAAATGGGCTTCACTGGGAATGATTGTCGTTAATGTTAATGCTCACGGCATTCCGAATGGCCAATCAAAAGAGTTCTATGACAAGCTGAAACAGGGCGAGCTGAAAGACTACAGTCGCAAACCATGGCCCAACCGCGATGAAGTCTATTTCCGAAAAATGTTCCTGCGCAACCTGTGCGCACTCGACATTCTCGCCGCACAACCGCAATGGGACGGACACACGCTCATCACCTACGGGACTAGTCAGGGAGGCGCGCAGTCGCTATCCGTGGCGGCACTTGACCCGCGGGTAAGCTTCGCCGTAGCAGGCGTCCCGGCGATGTGCGACCACTCCGGGATGACCGCCGGACGAGCCACCGGATGGCCCCGCTCCGTCCCCGTAGATTCCGAGGGCCACCCCGACAGCGATGCCCTGGAAGCCATGCGCTACTACGACATGATGAACTTCGCGGCACGCATCCAGATCCCCGTGGCCATGACGGTCGGCTTCATCGACAAGGTCTGCCCTCCGACCAGCGTCTACGCCGCCTACAACAATCTTGGCGGCCCGAAAGATATTTTCAATGACCTGCCAACCGGCCATGCCAACAGCCCCGAGGCAACCGCCTACATGAAGCAAAAGGTCATCGACCATATACAGTCCCGGCAAGACTCGCCAACCCGTTAGAGCACACATCCACCAAGGCCGCCTTTCAGGCCCTGCGGCAAGCGCTGCAGCCCCACACATTACCCTGGGGAGTAGCACGCCGCAACTCAGCGACGCCACGACTTCCATCCAAGACGGAAGTGCTCTCGCAACCAGGCGTAGGCTACCTCCAGTGCGGCCAGCGAAGGAGCATGCCCCGAGGCGTGATCGATCGCGCCCGGCAGTCCGTCTGTGCCTACCCCCAGCAGCGAGTAAACCTCCTGCGCCGCCTGAATGTATTGCCAGCTCTCGCGTCCATCGGTCTCCCCGGCGACGAGAAAGAATGGCCGCGGTGCCAGCAACGCAAGAACTTCGTGGAGCGCAGCCCCCTGGTCGTCTTCCGGTACCGCACGGCCCAGATACCAAGGGTCATTCCAGTTCGTGCTGCGCCACGGCAAGCCAAAGTCAGATCCAATCACGGCGGTAATCCTCGGGTCCAGAGCTCCTGTGAAAAACGCCATCTTCCCGCCGAGCGAATGCCCCATAGCCAGCACGCGAGAAGTATCTACACCTGGTTGCTCCAGCAACAGCCCGACCGCCAATGAAGTATCCCTCACCAGTCTTCCAAGGCCAGTCCATGCCGGATGCTCGCGCAATAAATGCGCGGCCCCCGCCCGCCACCAGGCAAAGTCGTCCGCCTCCAGCTCGGCAGCGTCGGGCTCCGGCACGGTATTGAAAGGAAACGCTTCCACGCACGCTACAGTCAAGCCCTGGCGAACCAGGTGCAGCCCAAGCGGAGCGACTTCCGGCAGGCCCGCATCCGGCACCAAAGCCGTCCCCCGGCGCGGATCGACACAGAGGCCCGCCGGACGTTCCACATTATAGTACGGAACCACGGCGCATGGCGTGCTTTCCTCACTCGATTCGCGGGGGTGCAGGATGAGTACGCGCTGCTCCTGCGACGGGCCGGTTTTCTGGCTCCAGAGAACTCCACGAAACTCCATCGTTTCACACTCTGCCAGCGGGCGGGCCTGGCCAAGATCGCCCGCACTTCCGAGCGCAGGATGACCGAGTCGTTCGCGCCACTGCGCCAGAAGAGCCGGCCTCAACGTCGTCTCCCACCGAAGAGCATCAGCCCCCACAGGCACTAGCTTACGCAAACCGTGAGCCTTTCCGGGGGTTTGATAAGAGGGACGCGTAAAAGCGGCCCGAAGAGATTCACATTTATCACGCATCGCTGACTGATGTTTAAAGTATCCGCCGGGGCAGCTATCGCATCGCTCCCGGGCCGAAGGCAGCAAGCCTCAAAAGATTGAAAACACCTCAAAACCTAGGCAACGATCCGCCGAAGACCAACCTTTATGGCGCAAGTAATCTCCAGGTTAATCGCCTCGCAACCATTCCCGCCCGTAAACAACAGAGTTCGAGCCCCATTAAAAGCGGTCCAGTTTTCAATACCGAAAATCTTCGCCGTGTTGCCAAACGTATCTTCGCAAAACAAAGATAAACGGTAAACCGACAATGGGCATTTTCTCCACCGCGCTCCGGTCTTGATGTTTCTTGTGGGCGCTTACGTCCAAACCGTTTTGGCTCATTGGCCCTAAGTTGTTTTTCAACCGAAAGAGGTCTATAATGGCAACCAAACTCCCCTCCGCTTTTTCCAAAACACGCTTGATTGAGCTCAAGTCAATTTACCGAGACGGCTTGCTCCATGACAGCTTGCCGTTTTGGTTCCCTCGTGCCGTGGACCCGGAATTTGGCGGCTATTTCACCTGCTTCGACCGCGATGGAAGTCGCCTCCAGGACGACAAGTCGGTCTGGTTTCAAGGACGCATGGCCTGGACGCTGGCCACGGCCTGGCTGGAGGTCGAACAGCGCCCCGAATGGCTGGAGTGGGCCCGCTCCGGGATCGATTTCATAGAGCGGTACTGCTTCGATACTGACCAGCGGATGTTCTTCTCCGTTACCCGCGACGGACTCCCCTTGCGCAAACGCCGCTACCAGTTCTCGGAGTGCTTCGCCATTATCGCCTTTTCCGCCTACAGTCGTGCGTCAGGACAAAGCCGCTACCAGGACCGCGCCCGGAAACTGCTGGCCGATGTCATCCATCGCCACCGCACGCCAGGCCTGCTCCCCCCAAAGGTGGACCCAGAGACCCGCCCCATGAAAGGGCTTGCCATGCCCATGATTCTGCTCTCCACCGCGCAGCAACTGCGCAAGCACTCCCCCGACCCGGCCTACACGCAAATCATCGACGAGTGTATTGAGGAAATTCGTACGGATTTCCTCAAGCCCGAGTTTCAGTGCGTACTCGAAACCGTCGCTGACGACGGCGGTTTCATCGATACCCTCGACGGGCGCTGCGTCAACCCCGGTCACTCCATTGAGGCCGGATGGTTCATCCTCGAAGAGGCCCGCCAGCGCGGGGGAGATTCCGAGCTGATCAAGCTGGGCTGCCGCCTCATCGACTGGTCGCTGGAAATCGGCTGGGACAACGAGCATGGGGGGTTGTTTTACTTTCGCGACGCGAAGGGCCTGCCGTGCACCGAATACTGGCATGACATGAAATTCTGGTGGCCACACAACGAAGCTATCATCGCCACGCTCCTGGCGGCTGAACTCACCGGCGAGGCCCGCTACGCCAACTGGCACAGTCGCATCCACGAATGGGCCTACGATCACTTCCCTGACAAGCAGCACGGCGAGTGGTTCGGCTACCTCCACCGCGACGGCAGCCTCTCGACTCCTGTCAAAGGAACCCCCTACAAGGGGGCCTTTCACGTCCCGCGCATGATGCTTCTGGGCTGGCAATCCGTTCAACGACAGCTAGACCGCATCGGCTAGCTGTGTTTGACAAAAAATCTCTTTTCAGGGCTGTATTTTCTCGGAGCAGAAAGAAGGCTCGCCCAATAAATGGCGGCCTGACCGGTCGTCCTGTCACGAGTGAGGTCGCCCCTCGCCGCGCAAGGGTGCGACAGTGCCGCAGGGCTCGTACTCGGCATCCACGAGCCAGACTTTTTCAGCAAAGCTACCTTCGTGAACCCGCTCCAGCGCGCGAAATGCCTGCTGGCCGATACGCCTGAAATCCAGTTTCATGATATCGAACGGACGTCCCCCCGGAGTCAGCCCCTGTCTGCTGGAGCACATGATAACCGACATATCCTCCGGCACACGAATCCCGGTCGCATCCAGACTTGGCTCCAATGCGGCGAGCCCATCGACCGTAGTCGCGAAAAGAGCAGTCACCCGGTCAGGATTTTGTTTATCCAGCAGCGACATCACGCTCTTGGCAGGCTTTCGCCTTTCCAGCGAGACCGTGAGTGGCGTGACCGTAACACGCCCCTGCCCGATCTCTCGCGCAGCCAGTTTGCAGCCGTGCAGTCGACCGCGGAAATAGTATGGCTCATCCTTTTCAGGCGGGACGAGGACGGCGATATGCCGATGCCCGGCTTCGATCAGGTGCTGCGCGGCACTGTAACCGAGGCCGACATTGTTAAAGTTAACCGACACCATACGCAACCGCTCGCAGTCATCAAAAGCCGTCACAACGGGAAGGCCCGCCTTGAGCAAGGGCTGAACAACCGGACTGACCGCAGTCGAAAGCAGCCTGCGCACGACGATCACCCCCTGCGGTCGAGCACGCTCGATGTCCCGTACCACGCGCTCACGCGTCTCATCCAGCCCATCATCGAAATAAAAATCCGCCGTGGCCCCTTCCGCTTCCATTTCCTCAAAGATGCCCGCACATACGGCCCGGGTCACCGACGGGAGGTGCCCCGGGATACCGTCGGGAGCCGGGTTATCCGTTTCCGGAGCAGAACAGTCCGACACCACAATGACCGCGATACGCCTCAAGCGGCTGTCGGGCTGCATCGAAGCACGGACCTTATTTTCCCACTGTGGTCGCCCCGGTAGCGGCTCGGCATGGGACTTCTTGATCCGCAGGAGGGCCTTACGCATGAAATGCTTTTCCAGATAGTGTCCGCTACGGCCACAGGCACTGAGAATCCCCCACTCCGCCAACAGCGACAGACTTTGAGTCGCTGTCGGACTCGATACCTTCCAGTGGTGCATGATTTCCCGGCGCGAGAGAAAACGCGTATCCGGATGGTAATTCCCGCTGGCGATTTCTATCAGCAGAGCAATAGCTAATCGTTCGGGCAAAGAGGGCTTTTTCATGGCGTAAACAGAACGAAACTAAATGGGGGTAAAGACTGCAGGCATCGTGCCAAGATTCACGACTGCGAGCACTTGCGCATTACCTGCAAACTGAATCGAAACAGCAGGCAAGCTGAGGGGTGAAAACCGGTCCAGTTTTACGTATTCTCCGCCGACTGTCAACCGGCATCAATCGTTGCGTAAAACCCATGAGTACTCGCGCAAATGCCTTGTCCGGGCAGCCTCTAATCCGAGTCAGGCAACGGGAATCGGGACCGGGTCATTCATAAAAATAATAAATTACATTGACATAATAAGTTAAACTTTTGACCATAGTCGCACACTATAGGTAGTTTCTGAGGCTCGCGTTAAGCCTCGTGTGGAAGTTGCCGTCCACTTTCGCTGTTCAGCCATGCAGGCTAACCGGGCCGGTTTATACGGCGAGAAACCTATCGGGCTCTGGCATTACCTCCGGCAATGCCACCCGATAATGACGCTTTTGCTTAAGCGTCGCTACAGTCAAATGATCTATCTACGCAGACACATACTCACTATCATGGTAACGTGCGTAGGCTTGGCCAATTCGCTTTTCGCGGCCGAACCTACCGTTGAGGAATTGCAGGAGCAAATCCGCCAGCTACAGATCCAGCTACAGGAGGCTCAGGCGCAGCTTGCCCAAAAACAGATAGCCGCCGATGCCAAACCGGTCGCTCCTCTTGACGAAGCAGCCATCCTTCAGGATGAGACGGGCAACCCCGCGCAAGTACAGGAGTCGCTGGAGGATGCCCCGGAAAAGGTGTTCTACATCTTCGATCCCAATGATTTCAAAGTCGGGCCGGTGACCGTCGGCGGAGCCATTCGCGCGAATTACATTTACGGCGACTACGTCGGCACCAATGGGCCCTCCCGTGGCAGCGACGGAGGCAACTTCGAACTCGACACCTTCCGCATCAATCTGGACCTCGATTACGAGGACTGGCTCATCGGCAAGCTGGAGTACCGCTGGTATGACGGCTACAGCTTCATGCATACGCTCTGGCTCGGTTACCGCTTCGAAGACGGCACGGAAATTCAGGCGGGCATCAACCGTATTCCATTCGGCCCCGGCCCTTATGGCATTTCCAACAGTTGGTTCTTCGACCAGCACTACTACATCGGTTTGTCAGACAATATGGATACAGGCGTAAAGCTCACGACCGAAGTCGGGGACTGGTCGCTCGATGCCGGTATCTATGCCTGCGGCGAAGGCAGTTGGCTCGGTCCCGACGGCCCCAACAACGCATACGCGGATTCCGCCCGATATTCCTACGACCCGGTCAAGGCGGCTTATGGCCGCGGCTACCAAAAGGACGGGCAACTGAACCTGCGTGGCATTTACCACACGCAGTATCTCGGGCTGGAGGCCGATCTCGGCGGCTCGGCCATGCTGGGGCACCTCAACGGCACCGGCGGCTATGAGGACGGCAGCATGTACGCGCTATCAGGCTTCGCCGTGCATCGTCTCGGGAACTGGACGCTTCAGGCCCAGCTCAGTTACTACAACTACAGCATTGATAAAAACGGCCTGGGTGACAACGAACTCATCCCGATGGGAGCCTATGCCTACGAGGAAGGTGTCGCGACCGAAGGTCTTGTGCCAGCCATTAGCCTGAGCTATTTTTACGAGGTCGATCAGCTCGAATGGCTGGATTCGGTCACGCCATATATCGAGTACAGTAATATCATCAAGTTCGGGCACGACGATGCCACGAATCAGCCCTTTAAAAACAGTGCGCTCGCCACGGTAGGCGCAGCCTGGGCTGCGGGACGCTGGTACATTTATACCGAAACAGCTTTCTCCGACGGAAATTACTTTGTCGGTGGCAATCCATACACCAACTTTGGTGCCAACCAGAACCAAACGTGGGAGTACAGAATTAACATTAATTTCGGTTATTATTTCTAATCTATAATCACAAGAAAATGCCACAAAAGCCTAAAAGTCCGATAAACTCTGGACTTTCACGGGCATACCACGGTACGACTTAAGGAGAGCATGAGTTTAATTGAGGTTAACAACCTGTACAAAATCTTCGGCCCACACCCTGCCGAGCGGGCTTTGCCGATGCTCAAAGAGGGTAAGGGCAAGAAGGAAATTTTAAAGAAAACAGGCTGTACGGTCGGGATCAACAATGCGTCTTTCACCGTTGAGGAGGGTGAGATATTCGTCGTGATGGGCCTGTCCGGGAGCGGCAAGTCCACCGTCATTCGCTGTCTGAATCGCTTGATCGAACCTACTTCCGGTGAGGTGAAAATTGATGGAGAGGACATCGTCGGCATGTCGAAAGACCGACTGCGCCATGTCCGCCGCAAGAAGCTCGGGATGGTCTTCCAGCGCTTTGGGTTGCTGCCGCATCGCAGCGTTATCGATAATGTCGCCTTCGGACTGGAAATCCAGAAAGTCCCCCGTGAAGAACGCTACCAAAGCGCGCTTCAAGCCATCGAAACCGTCGGTCTGAAGGGCTACGAGTACCAGATGACGGACGAACTCAGCGGCGGCATGCAGCAGCGCGTCGGCCTGGCCCGCGCCTTGGCCAACGACCCGAAAATCCTGCTCATGGACGAGGCGTTCTCCGCCCTCGATCCCCTCATTCGGGTTCAGCTCCAGGACGAGTTGCTGGAGTTGCAGGCCTCCATGCACAAGACGATTGTCTTTATCACGCATGACCTTGATGAGGCCCTCAAACTTGGCGGGCGCATCGCAATCATGAAGGATGGAGCGGTTGTGCAGATCGGCACGCCCGAGGACATTTTATCAAATCCGGCCGACGATTACGTCGCCGCGTTTGTGGAAAATGTCGATCGCTCCAAGGTCCTCACGGCCAGTTCCATCATGCGCCCCACCGATGTCATCTATGACACGGCCGGGCCGCATCAATGCGCCCGCCGCATGCGCCAGATCGGCTCATCTACGATGGTCGTGGTCAACCGCGACCGCCACTTCCTGGGCTACGTCAAGATCGACGACGTCATACATTTGTGCAAAAAAGTTCCCAGTGCGGAGGATGACCGCGACAAGTGGAATTTGCGCGCAATCATTCAGGAAGACATGCGCACGGCGGATGTTGACGATCTGATCGCGGACATGCTGGGAGATGCCTCAGCGCAGTCCCTGCCCATCGCCGTCATTGAGAAAAACAAACATTTTAAGGGGATTGTGACGCGTGCCGCCATCCTCGGAGCTATCGGGGGAGAGTCAGAGACATGAAGATACCAGTAGGTGAATTTTTCGAAAACATCGTTTATTTCCTCAAGCACCACCTGCAGGGCTTCTTCGATGCCATCAGCACGGCGGTTAAGGCCGTCATCGTGTTCCTTGAGAATATCTTTCTGCTAGAGTCGCATGTTTTCTATCCGTCCATTATTGTAGCACTGCTCTTTGGCCTTCTCATGGGCCTGGCCCTGCGCAAGAAGCTGCGGGCACGCTCGGCCGTCATCGTGGGGATATGTGCCTGCATCGGCATTGGCGGGATCGAGGCCTATCGGCTCAACACGCTCCATCAGCAACTCACAATCGCTCAAAGCGAAGCCATCCAGCAGGACATCGCCGGAATGGTGAAGAGTTTAGAAAACGCAGCTCCGGCAACAACTCAACCAGCCACCGACGCGATTCAGGACTTTTCAGCACAGGTCCAGCGCGGCAGCATGCTTGCCCGACAAACACGTGTAGCCGAACG
Protein-coding regions in this window:
- a CDS encoding acetylxylan esterase, producing MNNALHTKLSSIHFLTAPWYRTVMLALTFFAFLPQGGLVHATENCELSVRTNKSDAIYTVGEPVMFIIELSPPSNNRVEPVRVNWRTSVDGQPPFHEGEATLLDGKATVTGQLAQPGFLRCEVSLPAGANDTPLKAVAGAAVSPTEIAPSLPAPDDFDDYWQAQIALLRSKPFDLSMTPLETTASNSHLKIFDIQADAPGDIHVSGYLAYPKDATEGTLPGILVFHGAGVGGASLPWVEKWASLGMIVVNVNAHGIPNGQSKEFYDKLKQGELKDYSRKPWPNRDEVYFRKMFLRNLCALDILAAQPQWDGHTLITYGTSQGGAQSLSVAALDPRVSFAVAGVPAMCDHSGMTAGRATGWPRSVPVDSEGHPDSDALEAMRYYDMMNFAARIQIPVAMTVGFIDKVCPPTSVYAAYNNLGGPKDIFNDLPTGHANSPEATAYMKQKVIDHIQSRQDSPTR
- a CDS encoding AGE family epimerase/isomerase, which gives rise to MATKLPSAFSKTRLIELKSIYRDGLLHDSLPFWFPRAVDPEFGGYFTCFDRDGSRLQDDKSVWFQGRMAWTLATAWLEVEQRPEWLEWARSGIDFIERYCFDTDQRMFFSVTRDGLPLRKRRYQFSECFAIIAFSAYSRASGQSRYQDRARKLLADVIHRHRTPGLLPPKVDPETRPMKGLAMPMILLSTAQQLRKHSPDPAYTQIIDECIEEIRTDFLKPEFQCVLETVADDGGFIDTLDGRCVNPGHSIEAGWFILEEARQRGGDSELIKLGCRLIDWSLEIGWDNEHGGLFYFRDAKGLPCTEYWHDMKFWWPHNEAIIATLLAAELTGEARYANWHSRIHEWAYDHFPDKQHGEWFGYLHRDGSLSTPVKGTPYKGAFHVPRMMLLGWQSVQRQLDRIG
- a CDS encoding quaternary amine ABC transporter ATP-binding protein; translation: MSLIEVNNLYKIFGPHPAERALPMLKEGKGKKEILKKTGCTVGINNASFTVEEGEIFVVMGLSGSGKSTVIRCLNRLIEPTSGEVKIDGEDIVGMSKDRLRHVRRKKLGMVFQRFGLLPHRSVIDNVAFGLEIQKVPREERYQSALQAIETVGLKGYEYQMTDELSGGMQQRVGLARALANDPKILLMDEAFSALDPLIRVQLQDELLELQASMHKTIVFITHDLDEALKLGGRIAIMKDGAVVQIGTPEDILSNPADDYVAAFVENVDRSKVLTASSIMRPTDVIYDTAGPHQCARRMRQIGSSTMVVVNRDRHFLGYVKIDDVIHLCKKVPSAEDDRDKWNLRAIIQEDMRTADVDDLIADMLGDASAQSLPIAVIEKNKHFKGIVTRAAILGAIGGESET
- a CDS encoding alpha/beta hydrolase family protein, translating into MRPALLAQWRERLGHPALGSAGDLGQARPLAECETMEFRGVLWSQKTGPSQEQRVLILHPRESSEESTPCAVVPYYNVERPAGLCVDPRRGTALVPDAGLPEVAPLGLHLVRQGLTVACVEAFPFNTVPEPDAAELEADDFAWWRAGAAHLLREHPAWTGLGRLVRDTSLAVGLLLEQPGVDTSRVLAMGHSLGGKMAFFTGALDPRITAVIGSDFGLPWRSTNWNDPWYLGRAVPEDDQGAALHEVLALLAPRPFFLVAGETDGRESWQYIQAAQEVYSLLGVGTDGLPGAIDHASGHAPSLAALEVAYAWLREHFRLGWKSWRR
- a CDS encoding substrate-binding domain-containing protein, with product MKKPSLPERLAIALLIEIASGNYHPDTRFLSRREIMHHWKVSSPTATQSLSLLAEWGILSACGRSGHYLEKHFMRKALLRIKKSHAEPLPGRPQWENKVRASMQPDSRLRRIAVIVVSDCSAPETDNPAPDGIPGHLPSVTRAVCAGIFEEMEAEGATADFYFDDGLDETRERVVRDIERARPQGVIVVRRLLSTAVSPVVQPLLKAGLPVVTAFDDCERLRMVSVNFNNVGLGYSAAQHLIEAGHRHIAVLVPPEKDEPYYFRGRLHGCKLAAREIGQGRVTVTPLTVSLERRKPAKSVMSLLDKQNPDRVTALFATTVDGLAALEPSLDATGIRVPEDMSVIMCSSRQGLTPGGRPFDIMKLDFRRIGQQAFRALERVHEGSFAEKVWLVDAEYEPCGTVAPLRGEGRPHS